One window of Choristoneura fumiferana chromosome 13, NRCan_CFum_1, whole genome shotgun sequence genomic DNA carries:
- the LOC141434228 gene encoding uncharacterized protein, protein MSAEKTLEKFPFEDALDKTGFGLYNVLYTILTGMVIISYVTVAFSSTILVPASACDLETTSAQQGAMVAAPVVGNVLGTLIWGYLADTRGRRRMLLVSLCLAATINGLASISVHWAMLMIMQFFATFMASGQYALSMTLLSESVPRAQRNIVVLLVSSIFLLSQGIMSVLAIPILPLSFSNYLSSLDIYWNSWRTLLVVYCLPSLISAVCLFYMQESPKFVLAKGDEEAALKILKIINRVNNGKSKEFEVKGILLESSTEVEKAAVKDQILPLFKFPLLKPTLIISSLFILFQMAASFMVWLPTISNQFIQTVQTGEGSDMTLCGIIASSLDAPPDPDAVPCAIDVTALLMVLGVCGLQSITNGLLSVVVEFGGRRNTAIGVTAFCGVCGILVNLVPNAIGSAILFAGFLLSIIVIGMYTAMCVALFPTHLRAMAVALVLSAGRIASFVFIQLTNFLLETNCELGFYLFASFYTASALILMLLPDDRVLLKPQITEKEENGSARL, encoded by the exons ATGTCGGCGGAAAAGACCCTAGAGAAGTTTCCCTTTGAGGATGCTCTAGATAAAACAG GCTTCGGGCTTTACAACGTCCTATACACAATACTGACGGGGATGGTGATAATTTCGTACGTGACGGTGGCTTTTAGCAGTACCATCCTCGTTCCGGCCAGCGCCTGCGACTTGGAGACGACCAGCGCACAGCAAGGGGCCATGGTCGCGGCTCCCGTTGTTG GCAATGTCCTGGGAACTCTGATCTGGGGATACCTGGCGGACACACGTGGCCGCCGCAGGATGCTGTTAGTGTCTCTGTGCCTCGCAGCAACCATCAACGGCCTGGCCAGCATCTCCGTCCACTGGGCCATGCTCATGATAATGCAATTCTTTGCCACCTTCAT GGCTTCGGGCCAATACGCGCTGTCTATGACGCTCCTGAGTGAGAGCGTCCCTAGAGCACAACGCAACATCGTCGTCCTTCTCGTTTCCAGTATTTTCCTGCTGTCTCAAGGAATCATGTCAG TTCTCGCTATCCCGATCCTTCCCCTGTCCTTTTCCAACTACCTCTCCTCTTTGGACATCTACTGGAATTCCTGGCGAACCCTGCTCGTAGTCTACTGCCTGCCTAGTTTGATCTCCGCAGTCTGTCTGTTCTACATGCAAGAGAGCCCTAAGTTTGTGCTGGCCAAGGGTGATGAGGAAGCTGCTTTGAAGATATTAAAGATCATAAATAGAGTGAACAACGGGAAGTCCAAGGAGTTTGAG GTTAAAGGTATTCTCTTGGAATCATCGACAGAAGTTGAGAAGGCAGCTGTGAAAGACCAAATTCTGCCACTCTTCAAGTTCCCGCTTCTCAAACCTACACTCATCATATCTTCGCTCTTCATTCTGTTCCAAAT GGCCGCGTCCTTCATGGTCTGGCTGCCAACTATCTCGAACCAGTTCATCCAGACGGTGCAAACGGGCGAAGGCTCCGACATGACGCTGTGCGGCATCATCGCCTCCAGTCTCGACGCGCCCCCTGAT CCTGACGCAGTGCCATGTGCGATCGACGTCACAGCACTTCTAATGGTACTCGGTGTTTGTGGGCTGCAGTCGATCACCAACGGACTCCTCAGTGTG GTGGTGGAATTCGGAGGCCGCCGTAACACAGCCATTGGCGTGACAGCTTTTTGTGGGGTGTGCGGCATCTTGGTGAACTTGGTGCCTAATGCGATCGGCTCGGCCATCCTCTTCGCTGGATTCCTCCTTAGCATTATCGTGATTGGAATGTACACAGCAATGTGTGTGGCGCTGTTCCCTACGCATTTAAG AGCGATGGCGGTTGCACTGGTGTTGTCAGCAGGTCGTATCGCCAGTTTCGTTTTCATCCAGCTCACCAACTTCTTGCTGGAGACCAATTGCGAGCTTGGCTTCTACCTCTTCGCATCTTTTTACACAG CTTCTGCTCTGATTCTGATGCTTCTACCCGACGACCGAGTGCTGCTCAAACCTCAAATCACAGAGAAAGAAGAAAATGGCTCTGCGCGGCTATGA
- the LOC141434237 gene encoding uncharacterized protein gives MDKADVLPYKDDKIPFEEALHKTGFGLYNYLLTGLVGLSTISFVTLAYCSSIIVPTSACELETTTAQQGLVVAVPIAGGIVGSLVWGFLGDTRGRRKMLLASLCCGATSNALASLSVNWVMLMVLQFCTVALGSGIYTLSMTLLSESVPLAKRNFIMLLVSSIFLLGQGIMSVMAIPIIPLRFSHYLSALDIYWNSWRTLQLTYSLPSLICIVWLLFMQESPKFILAKGDEEGALTILRRIHRINKGRRAEELQVKGLLGEAALSDENKPKAKDQIMPLFKAPYLKYTLIMASLFILFQTLVSLLVWLPTIANQFIQMMQAGEASDFTMCEILDASGDMTVDPDAVPCSLNTIALLILLVICSLHSIFNTLLSLIVNKTGRRNTTMVITAVCGLAGILVNLVPNAIGSAIFCVVFSMGIVVLGFYTAMSVALFPTNLRTMAVAMTMTGGRIVSVGLIQIVNYLLVNSCSLGFYLLGALFASSALVLALLPDDRLIFRPKPDTEASTPQEENAEAKE, from the exons ATGGATAAAGCGGACGTTCTGCCGTATAAAGATGACAAAATACCGTTTGAGGAAGCGCTTCATAAGACAG GCTTCGGTCTCTACAACTACCTTCTAACGGGCCTGGTTGGTCTCTCCACCATCTCCTTCGTGACCCTGGCCTACTGCTCCTCCATCATCGTACCCACCAGCGCCTGTGAACTGGAGACTACCACTGCTCAGCAAGGGCTGGTCGTTGCTGTCCCCATTGCTG GCGGTATCGTGGGTTCTCTAGTCTGGGGCTTCCTCGGAGACACGCGCGGGCGCCGCAAGATGTTGTTAGCGTCACTTTGCTGTGGTGCCACGAGCAACGCCCTCGCCAGCCTCTCGGTCAACTGGGTCATGCTTATGGTGTTGCAGTTCTGTACCGTCGCTTT AGGATCGGGAATATACACGCTGTCAATGACACTGTTGAGTGAGAGTGTGCCACTGGCGAAGCGGAATTTTATCATGCTGCTAGTATCCAGTATATTTTTACTGGGGCAGGGAATCATGTCAG TTATGGCGATACCAATAATTCCCCTGCGTTTCTCCCACTACCTGTCTGCTTTGGACATCTACTGGAACTCTTGGAGAACTCTGCAGCTAACATATTCCCTGCCCAGTCTCATCTGCATAGTGTGGCTGCTTTTTATGCAGGAGAGCCCCAAGTTCATTCTGGCGAAAGGCGACGAAGAGGGGGCCCTGACGATTTTAAGGCGTATTCATAGAATAAATAAGGGAAGACGAGCGGAAGAATTACAG gtAAAGGGACTTCTCGGAGAGGCAGCGCTTTCAGACGAGAACAAACCAAAAGCCAAAGACCAAATCATGCCGCTCTTCAAAGCACCATACTTGAAGTATACTTTGATCATGGCCAGTCTTTTCATTCTGTTCCAAAC CTTGGTCTCGTTATTGGTGTGGCTGCCGACCATTGCCAACCAGTTCATACAGATGATGCAGGCGGGAGAAGCATCCGACTTCACGATGTGCGAGATCCTCGATGCTAGTGGCGACATGACCGTTGAT CCTGACGCAGTACCGTGTTCCCTCAACACGATCGCCTTGTTGATACTACTTGTCATATGCAGCTTGCATTCCATCTTCAACACCTTGCTTAGTTTG ATAGTGAACAAGACAGGTCGTCGCAACACAACCATGGTCATAACTGCGGTGTGTGGCCTGGCTGGCATCCTGGTCAACTTGGTGCCCAATGCCATAGGGAGCGCCATCTTCTGCGTGGTGTTCTCTATGGGCATTGTGGTCCTGGGTTTCTACACGGCCATGTCTGTTGCGCTGTTCCCTACGAATTTAAG AACGATGGCTGTGGCGATGACAATGACAGGCGGCAGGATCGTCAGCGTGGGGCTCATCCAGATCGTCAACTATCTGCTGGTGAACTCCTGCTCACTAGGCTTCTACCTCTTGGGGGCGCTCTTTGCAT
- the LOC141434227 gene encoding uncharacterized protein, with product MENTINGEKTDEKVPFEVALDKTGYGAYTYRCTGLAAVAVISYACVCYNSTILVPASACDLGTTLGQQGSMVAAPYMAGVVGSVLCGYLSDRHGRWRMLVVALTSSALVNALASLSINWLALLMLQCCSAFLAAGIYPIAMTLLSESVPLVRRNQTMLVVSSLMMVSQGVMAVLAIPIIPLTFSYYIPALGIYWNSWRTLMLVYSLPGVIAFLGLYFYVQESPKFILAKGNTDQALRILRIIHRVNKGTDEFQVEGLISDQPHGAGKPSTKDHIVPLFKPPLRKYTLIMTLLFVIMQFIGGFLIWLPKISNQFIKLLQTGEGSNMTLCSIIETSLHSAHGPNTSASCSLNVTALLMVLVVSGMQFVSNGILSLAVDRFGRRNSVMVLVTLCGASGALVNLVPNAIATAIFFGGFLVGIIVVGAYTAIAVALFPTHLRTLAVAFTLTGGRLCGFFTIQIVNYLLVHSCRLGFYLFAAVFASSALVLTLLPDDRYLNKPRCDDQAEEGVALKPLVKPPE from the exons ATGGAGAATACAATAAATGGAGAAAAAACTGATGAAAAGGTGCCTTTCGAGGTAGCACTTGATAAAACTG GCTATGGAGCATACACCTACCGCTGCACAGGCCTTGCAGCTGTAGCGGTGATATCCTACGCATGCGTGTGCTACAATAGCACCATATTGGTGCCCGCTAGCGCCTGCGATCTTGGCACTACTCTGGGCCAACAGGGCTCTATGGTTGCAGCGCCATATATGG CTGGCGTAGTCGGCTCAGTCTTGTGTGGTTACCTCAGTGACCGCCACGGTCGCTGGCGGATGCTTGTGGTAGCCCTGACCAGTTCGGCGTTGGTCAACGCTCTGGCCAGTCTCTCCATCAACTGGCTCGCATTACTGATGCTGCAATGCTGTAGCGCCTTTCT AGCTGCAGGCATATATCCAATAGCAATGACGCTGCTCAGTGAAAGTGTACCACTAGTTCGACGGAACCAGACGATGCTGGTAGTCTCGAGTCTGATGATGGTGTCACAAGGCGTCATGGCAG TACTAGCCATCCCAATTATACCTCTTACTTTCTCCTACTACATTCCTGCCCTTGGCATCTACTGGAACTCCTGGCGGACCCTGATGCTCGTGTACTCCTTGCCGGGTGTTATCGCCTTCCTGGGCTTATACTTCTACGTCCAGGAGAGCCCGAAGTTCATTCTTGCCAAAGGAAACACAGACCAAGCTCTGAGGATATTGAGGATAATTCATAGGGTTAATAAAGGAACTGATGAGTTTCAG GTAGAAGGTCTAATATCAGATCAGCCACATGGAGCTGGTAAGCCGTCAACGAAAGACCACATCGTGCCACTGTTCAAACCACCTTTACGGAAATACACTCTCATCATGACCTTGCTCTTCGTAATTATGCAATT TATAGGTGGTTTCCTGATTTGGCTCCCGAAAATATCCAACCAGTTCATTAAGCTGCTTCAAACCGGAGAAGGTTCCAACATGACGCTCTGCTCTATCATTGAGACTAGTCTCCACAGTGCTCATGGC CCCAACACAAGCGCGTCATGCTCCCTGAACGTGACAGCTCTGTTGATGGTACTCGTGGTTAGCGGCATGCAGTTTGTCTCCAACGGTATACTGAGTCTG GCGGTAGACCGCTTCGGCCGCCGCAATTCTGTTATGGTTCTGGTGACTCTGTGCGGCGCGAGCGGCGCGCTGGTCAACCTGGTGCCCAACGCCATCGCGACGGCCATCTTCTTTGGCGGTTTCCTGGTTGGCATCATCGTAGTGGGGGCCTACACTGCCATTGCTGTTGCCCTGTTCCCTACACATTTAAG GACTTTAGCCGTCGCGTTTACCTTAACGGGCGGGCGGCTCTGTGGGTTCTTCACGATCCAGATTGTCAACTACCTCCTGGTGCACAGCTGCCGGCTGGGCTTCTACCTTTTCGCTGCAGTCTTTGCTA gtTCTGCTTTAGTGCTGACTTTGCTGCCAGATGACCGCTATCTCAATAAACCTCGGTGTGACGATCAAGCGGAAGAGGGAGTAGCTTTAAAACCTTTAGTCAAACCACCAGAATAG